A part of Ammospiza caudacuta isolate bAmmCau1 chromosome 5, bAmmCau1.pri, whole genome shotgun sequence genomic DNA contains:
- the GABARAPL1 gene encoding gamma-aminobutyric acid receptor-associated protein-like 1 produces MKFQYKEDHPFEYRKKEGEKIRKKYPDRVPVIVEKAPKARVPDLDKRKYLVPSDLTVGQFYFLIRKRIHLRPEDALFFFVNNTIPPTSATMGQLYEDNHEEDYFLYVAYSDESVYGKKL; encoded by the exons ATGAAGTTCCAGTACAAGGAAGACCACCCGTTCGAgtacaggaaaaaagaaggggAGAAGATCCGGAAGAAATACCCCGACAGAGTCCCC gTAATCGTGGAAAAAGCACCCAAAGCCAGAGTACCTGACTTAGACAAAAGAAAGTATCTCGTGCCTTCTGACCTCACAG TTGGTCAATTCTACTTCTTAATCCGAAAGCGGATCCACCTGAGGCCGGAAGATGCTTTGTTCTTCTTCGTCAATAACACCATCCCTCCCACCAGTGCTACCATGGGCCAGCTGTATGAG GATAACCACGAGGAGGACTATTTTCTCTATGTGGCCTACAGCGACGAGAGCGTCTATGGCAA GAAGCTCTGA